From a single Nematostella vectensis chromosome 3, jaNemVect1.1, whole genome shotgun sequence genomic region:
- the LOC5509042 gene encoding nuclear pore glycoprotein p62 isoform X1 produces MFGQGGAKPPGGTGFSFGTTGATTTPATGFSFGTPAAASTAQNAAPTGLTATPAATGSGFQFGTAAPGAAGVSFKLGTASAPSTTPATGFSFGGSTAPASGLSFGSVAASTSASTGLSISGLSSTTPASSGFGSGLKLGTTTNTTTPSLSLGLTPQATSATPSQGLSLGTSTAAPTTGLTLGTSAPGLTLGATPATTSTGFSGIQLGASATQSTGFTLGSSTATSTPSLGLGGFKPPASTTAASSASGFSLGGTALGSTAPGSTITAPASTGITTGFGSLTAKSTASTVASAVPTALTSTAPQLTYKQLEDHINKWALELEDYERTFLDQAAQVNAWDRLLMENGEKITELNSGVESVKAEQKRLDEELNFISAQQRELEDLLKPLEDELKKNSVGTSQLQHADREREFTYGLAKDIDGQLKQMVTDLKSIIDHLNTTSSTQQENEDPIVQVSKILNAHMNSLQWIDQNAALLQRKVDEVASLSEIRRKEQERNFRLAFD; encoded by the exons ATGTTCGGTCAAGGCGGTGCTAAACCTCCGGGAGGTACGGGATTTAGCTTTGGAACAACTGGTGCAACCACTACCCCCGCTACAGGGTTTTCTTTCGGGACTCCGGCCGCCGCTAGCACCGCACAAAACG CTGCCCCTACAGGCCTCACCGCCACACCAGCTGCCACAGGGAGTGGCTTTCAGTTTGGCACGGCAGCCCCTGGAGCTGCAGGAGTCAGCTTCAAACTAGGAACAGCATCTGCTCCTTCCACAACACCAGCCACTGGGTTTTCATTTGGGGGGAGTACAGCTCCTGCATCTGGGCTATCATTTGGATCGGTAGCAGCTTCAACTTCAGCAAGCACTGGTCTTTCGATTTCAGGACTGTCATCAACCACACCAG CTTCATCTGGCTTTGGATCAGGTCTCAAGTTAGGAACTACTACCAACACTACTACTCCCAGCCTATCACTGGGTTTGACACCCCAAGCAACATCAGCCACGCCCAGTCAGGGGCTATCCCTCGGCACCTCCACTGCTGCACCCACTACTGGCTTGACCCTAGGTACTTCTGCACCCGGTCTAACCCTGGGCGCTACCCCAGCGACAACATCTACAGGATTTTCAGGAATTCAGCTTGGTGCTTCTGCAACACAGTCAACAGGGTTTACTCTTGGTAGCAGCACAGCCACAAGTACTCCTAGCTTAGGGCTGGGTGGATTTAAACCACCTGCTTCTACCACAGCCGCAAGCTCTGCCTCTGGGTTCTCATTGGGAGGGACAGCGCTTGGCTCAACTGCACCTGGGTCAACCATTACAGCACCAGCATCAACAG GTATTACCACTGGTTTTGGGAGCCTGACTGCCAAAAGTACTGCAAG CACTGTTGCTTCAGCGGTGCCAACAGCGCTGACAAGTACAGCGCCTCAGTTAACATATAAACAGTTAGAGGATCACATAAATAAG TGGGCTCTTGAATTGGAAGACTATGAACGCACTTTTCTGGACCAGGCAGCGCAGGTCAATGCATGGGACAGACTGCTAATGGAAAATGGAGAAAAA ATAACTGAATTGAACTCTGGAGTTGAGAGTGTTAAAGCTGAACAAAAAAG atTGGATGAGGaactaaatttcatatctgcCCAACAAAGAGAACTTGAGGATCTGTTAAAACCTCTTGAAGATGAACTGAAGAAAAACTCTGTGGGGACCAGCCAGCTTCAGCATGCAGACAGAGAAAGAGAGTTTAC ATATGGGTTGGCAAAAGATATTGATGGGCAACTGAAGCAGATGGTTACAGACCTAAAGTCCATTATTGACCACCTGAATACGACAAGCTCTACACAGCAGGAAAATGAGGACCCA ATTGTGCAAGTCAGCAAGATTTTGAATGCACACATGAATTCGTTGCAGTGGATTGATCAAAATGCAG CTCTACTACAGAGAAAGGTGGATGAGGTGGCGAGTCTTAGTGAGATCAGAAGAAAGGAACAAGAACGCAACTTCAGACTG gCATTTGACTAG
- the LOC5509042 gene encoding nuclear pore glycoprotein p62 isoform X2: MFGQGGAKPPGGTGFSFGTTGATTTPATGFSFGTPAAASTAQNAAPTGLTATPAATGSGFQFGTAAPGAAGVSFKLGTASAPSTTPATGFSFGGSTAPASGLSFGSVAASTSASTGLSISGLSSTTPGLKLGTTTNTTTPSLSLGLTPQATSATPSQGLSLGTSTAAPTTGLTLGTSAPGLTLGATPATTSTGFSGIQLGASATQSTGFTLGSSTATSTPSLGLGGFKPPASTTAASSASGFSLGGTALGSTAPGSTITAPASTGITTGFGSLTAKSTASTVASAVPTALTSTAPQLTYKQLEDHINKWALELEDYERTFLDQAAQVNAWDRLLMENGEKITELNSGVESVKAEQKRLDEELNFISAQQRELEDLLKPLEDELKKNSVGTSQLQHADREREFTYGLAKDIDGQLKQMVTDLKSIIDHLNTTSSTQQENEDPIVQVSKILNAHMNSLQWIDQNAALLQRKVDEVASLSEIRRKEQERNFRLAFD, translated from the exons ATGTTCGGTCAAGGCGGTGCTAAACCTCCGGGAGGTACGGGATTTAGCTTTGGAACAACTGGTGCAACCACTACCCCCGCTACAGGGTTTTCTTTCGGGACTCCGGCCGCCGCTAGCACCGCACAAAACG CTGCCCCTACAGGCCTCACCGCCACACCAGCTGCCACAGGGAGTGGCTTTCAGTTTGGCACGGCAGCCCCTGGAGCTGCAGGAGTCAGCTTCAAACTAGGAACAGCATCTGCTCCTTCCACAACACCAGCCACTGGGTTTTCATTTGGGGGGAGTACAGCTCCTGCATCTGGGCTATCATTTGGATCGGTAGCAGCTTCAACTTCAGCAAGCACTGGTCTTTCGATTTCAGGACTGTCATCAACCACACCAG GTCTCAAGTTAGGAACTACTACCAACACTACTACTCCCAGCCTATCACTGGGTTTGACACCCCAAGCAACATCAGCCACGCCCAGTCAGGGGCTATCCCTCGGCACCTCCACTGCTGCACCCACTACTGGCTTGACCCTAGGTACTTCTGCACCCGGTCTAACCCTGGGCGCTACCCCAGCGACAACATCTACAGGATTTTCAGGAATTCAGCTTGGTGCTTCTGCAACACAGTCAACAGGGTTTACTCTTGGTAGCAGCACAGCCACAAGTACTCCTAGCTTAGGGCTGGGTGGATTTAAACCACCTGCTTCTACCACAGCCGCAAGCTCTGCCTCTGGGTTCTCATTGGGAGGGACAGCGCTTGGCTCAACTGCACCTGGGTCAACCATTACAGCACCAGCATCAACAG GTATTACCACTGGTTTTGGGAGCCTGACTGCCAAAAGTACTGCAAG CACTGTTGCTTCAGCGGTGCCAACAGCGCTGACAAGTACAGCGCCTCAGTTAACATATAAACAGTTAGAGGATCACATAAATAAG TGGGCTCTTGAATTGGAAGACTATGAACGCACTTTTCTGGACCAGGCAGCGCAGGTCAATGCATGGGACAGACTGCTAATGGAAAATGGAGAAAAA ATAACTGAATTGAACTCTGGAGTTGAGAGTGTTAAAGCTGAACAAAAAAG atTGGATGAGGaactaaatttcatatctgcCCAACAAAGAGAACTTGAGGATCTGTTAAAACCTCTTGAAGATGAACTGAAGAAAAACTCTGTGGGGACCAGCCAGCTTCAGCATGCAGACAGAGAAAGAGAGTTTAC ATATGGGTTGGCAAAAGATATTGATGGGCAACTGAAGCAGATGGTTACAGACCTAAAGTCCATTATTGACCACCTGAATACGACAAGCTCTACACAGCAGGAAAATGAGGACCCA ATTGTGCAAGTCAGCAAGATTTTGAATGCACACATGAATTCGTTGCAGTGGATTGATCAAAATGCAG CTCTACTACAGAGAAAGGTGGATGAGGTGGCGAGTCTTAGTGAGATCAGAAGAAAGGAACAAGAACGCAACTTCAGACTG gCATTTGACTAG